A stretch of the Fusarium musae strain F31 chromosome 2, whole genome shotgun sequence genome encodes the following:
- a CDS encoding hypothetical protein (EggNog:ENOG41) has protein sequence MQVTIAPASNKTSTAAIRSLLSQNPKAQVTGLYRDLKKVPDEFSSAGNFTAVQGDVGDVNTLDFSGSDAVLMVLPPAYDGRDIVEHAKRISNNVKTAIERAGSVGRLVLLSSVGAEFSEDVGELKTNHISEQVLKTTDIPEVIIIRCSYFMENWTMSVETLKGPNPFFFSTITPLDFNIAMVAIKDIGEALATQLTRDWTPPSKPCILELRGPEPYSPLDVQKAFSRALGKNVEIKAVEKEDLAEFYGKIFAPQIVNDWVEMSTCFLPGGIAEKDLSKPSDVDVIYGRTTLTEALREATAELRK, from the exons ATGCAGGTTACAATCGCACCAGCAAGTAACAAAACGAGCACAGCAGCCATTCGCTCGCTGTTATCGCAAAACCCCAAGGCCCAAGTCACAGGCTTGTACCGTGATCTGAAGAAAGTCCCCGATGAGTTCAGCTCTGCCGGCAATTTCACGGCGGTTCAAGGTGACGTTGGAGATGTGAATACCCTAGACTTCTCCGGCTCTGATGCCGTTTTGATGGTCCTTCCGCCTGCCTACGACGGTCGCGACATCGTCGAGCATGCGAAGAGAATCTCCAATAATGTCAAAACCGCGATTGAGAGGGCTGGTAGTGTGGGGAGACTTGTTTTGCTGTCGAGTGTCGGTGCGGAATTCTCGGAGGACGTG GGTGAGCTCAAAACAAACCACATCTCGGAACAAGTTTTAAAAACCACGGACATCCCTGAAGTCATTATCATCAGATGTTCCTACTTTATGGAAAATTGGACCATGTCCGTTGAGACACTCAAAGGCCCAAaccccttcttcttctcgaccatCACGCCACTCGACTTCAACATCGCCATGGTCGCTATCAAGGACATAGGTGAAGCGTTGGCTACGCAACTCACCCGCGACTGGACACCTCCCAGCAAACCATGTATCCTGGAACTCCGCGGACCAGAGCCGTATTCTCCACTGGACGTACAGAAGGCATTTTCGCGGGCGTTGGGTAAGAACgttgagatcaaggctgttgagaaaGAAGACCTTGCAGAGTTTTATGGCAAGATTTTCGCGCCACAAATCGTGAATGATTGGGTTGAGATGAGTACATGCTTTTTGCCGGGCGGTATTGCGGAGAAGGACCTTTCGAAGCcgagtgatgttgatgttatTTATGGGAGGACGACTTTGACTGAGGCACTGCGAGAAGCGACAGCTGAGTTGAGGAAGTAG
- a CDS encoding hypothetical protein (EggNog:ENOG41) — MSSTSNPVASITNNSGVSVDIYDVFNPSTDPKMQGPLTYTKLATVSSGSTQQVQTIHFASQLQAMFTGNVTALSGTFYQQFPVAVLAVSPFADSNAFTVTSDNQQSMVDSFKFIKYTQANPSSQLATQFRTALGDTTNQKTAVNKFFQTTGSFKLCTLSTWTAVFTWQAQFTNPWQGTYYLYSLDKVPALVATLAITASAASSSAVLTMAGTNNENTAVVMAGDGTMSEQNQGTGNLSIALTPTWLNVAQTSQQDGKTVSNYVIGAAFTGTINGQKVAGNLNQLAIPDPSDNSKNASNKNSANGFSLNMLEGLIGMLTSIGMLYYMAKGHKQAETQKKNDVEKDATSKKDAEDKVEKVEKDYQAESVPEVQAQAAKVEANVPEVQQGYKEVNQAQDIQGKTDTIRQQEQSLEEVLQGGAPSQATEDTAVSLSKASNEVASATDPSKSPEERDTSLKDATTTLNKTSEDIQTALKNEAEELPKEEAQKLEDASEAIDQTQKEADAEKEVQEEQEKENEESPENEVEDSTFDPPEGREAPPFEGAI; from the coding sequence ATGAGCTCCACAAGCAATCCCGTTGCCTCGATCACCAACAACTCCGGTGTTTCTGTGGACATCTACGATGTCTTCAACCCTAGCACCGACCCCAAGATGCAGGGGCCGTTGACATACACCAAACTGGCCACTGTGTCAAGCGGCAGCACCCAGCAGGTGCAGACCATTCACTTTGCCAGCCAGCTTCAGGCCATGTTCACCGGCAACGTCACAGCACTGAGCGGTACCTTCTACCAGCAGTTTCCTGTGGCCGTTCTAGCAGTCTCCCCCTTTGCTGATTCAAACGCTTTCACTGTTACCAGTGACAATCAGCAGAGCATGGTGGACTCgttcaagttcatcaagtaCACCCAGGCGAATCCGTCCTCGCAGCTGGCTACACAGTTCCGCACAGCTCTGGGCGACACGACCAACCAGAAGACTGCTGTCAACAAGTTCTTCCAAACCACTGGTAGCTTCAAGCTGTGCACGCTTAGTACCTGGACTGCGGTCTTTACTTGGCAAGCCCAGTTTACGAACCCCTGGCAGGGAACGTACTACCTCTACAGCCTTGACAAAGTCCCGGCTCTGGTAGCGACGCTGGCCATTACAGCCAGCGCGGCTAGTAGCTCGGCTGTGCTGACGATGGCTGGCACAAACAACGAGAACACGGCGGTAGTCATGGCAGGTGATGGTACCATGTCAGAGCAGAACCAAGGCACCGGCAACTTGTCCATTGCGCTGACCCCCACCTGGCTGAACGTCGCCCAGACCAGTCAGCAGGACGGCAAGACTGTGTCCAACTACGTCATTGGAGCTGCGTTCACCGGTACTATCAACGGGCAGAAGGTGGCTGGCAACCTCAACCAGCTGGCCATCCCAGATCCTTCTGATAACTCCAAGAACGCAAGCAACAAGAACTCGGCCAACGGGTTCTCTCTTAACATGCTCGAAGGCTTGATCGGGATGTTGACCAGCATCGGTATGCTGTACTACATGGCCAAGGGCCACAAGCAGGCTGAgacccagaagaagaatgacgTCGAGAAGGACGCCACCAGCAAGAAGGATGCCGAAGACAAGGTCGAGAAAGTTGAGAAGGATTATCAGGCAGAGTCAGTTCCAGAGGTTCAAGCACAGGCTGCAAAGGTCGAGGCCAACGTGCCAGAGGTGCAACAGGGTTACAAAGAGGTTAACCAGGCCCAAGACATCCAAGGCAAGACAGACACCATCCGCCAACAGGAGCAATCCCTGGAGGAAGTCTTGCAAGGCGGTGCTCCATCCCAGGCCACCGAGGACACAGCCGTCAGCCTCTCCAAGGCCAGCAACGAAGTGGCCTCAGCAACAGATCCCAGCAAGAGCCCAGAGGAGCGCGATACGTCTCTTAAAGATGCCACGACAACTCTGAATAAGACGAGTGAGGATATCCAGACTGCGTTAAAGAAcgaggctgaggagcttCCGAAGGAGGAGGCGCAGAAGTTGGAGGATGCGAGTGAGGCGATTGATCAGACGCAGAAGGaggctgatgctgagaaggaggtgcaggaggagcaggagaaggaAAATGAGGAGAGTCCGGAGAATGAGGTGGAGGATTCTACTTTTGATCCGCCTGAGGGGCGGGAGGCACCTCCTTTTGAGGGTGCAATCTAG
- a CDS encoding hypothetical protein (EggNog:ENOG41), with protein sequence MAAPKISFANHLDVSVTVYDSFSDQDKTNYFGTLTSIATVPPKTTTSLQLKHPTSVLIVSDAKTNSPLARIIYLQDVSTGPFAVGEADVKAMAQTMAFITFITNNKNDPLTQTFNAIWKDTSKPQVTPVNKFFAQHEQYKSCTFATYMMGITYTAEQPESKGKPMDQALYSLSTLATLLGATWPEFLPDIVVTKFTCNTNNDILALQAGIDLKKLPAQSDEALQFFGSLFNVQHLQVSVMFNYAVGLNIFGTRLSISLDAMHVPFGDAGTLNINKPTATIDINPLFKFVVFTVTGEMPFDIFDNKFEADLSMTIDNIEAAFGVVIKGDKSPFPAPPVMKGVHFDSFGVGIGIIFEPPSAAIGLSGQLHIGDAGNNTIVPLDDDSFVVVCQLIEEVPNPLYISFYVPKMHLTDVYTVFTNAQCPVDVPVLFSDLSFQWSENPMEPVVLPDGSLSNMGYGFSAAADIFGFDFYGDVELDLANGVKADIEMSPLSLGNIFSIKGDGTGVSLKVDANGNPIKNNQIITKAAQKQALQNATMKQMVPPGGAVLKIQTLASPFLHLNGAINLFEVENWHLDADITSDGIKFDVGFGGILTSNMSCTLSDFHNLAASFQYGLNDTISLPSIGGISLGSLPLQALVGAHFALNTSSSDIALSVGGSFDFEGLTRNFGDFTADVNISSVSDLLNAILNNIESNASQIFGDLLNQAGAWANRVQQTVITGVENVASVLQTAFNQDANEAATTMKQAGFAANTIADGLKTAYGLSATAVAQTLQQAGFAAQEVASALQSTFGNDAKMIASAIQTAYGWSADQINGLLGDIGFSADQIGQAFQQLGGEFEDIGNKILHGLDPSNWPNPFGGGGIFGGGGIFGGGFP encoded by the coding sequence atggctgctccAAAGATATCTTTTGCCAATCACTTAGACGTCAGTGTCACGGTCTACGACTCATTCAGTGACCAAGACAAGACCAACTACTTCGGCACCTTGACCTCCATTGCAACTGTACCCCCAAAGACTACAACTTCACTGCAACTCAAGCACCCAACCTCAGTGCTGATCGTTAGTGATGCAAAGACTAACTCCCCCCTTGCACGCATCATTTACTTGCAAGATGTGAGCACTGGCCCATTTGCCGTCGGTGAGGCCGATGTTAAGGCTATGGCTCAAACCATGGCGTTCATCACTTTCATCACCAATAATAAGAACGACCCGCTTACGCAGACCTTCAATGCTATCTGGAAAGATACATCCAAGCCACAAGTCACGCCCGTGAACAAGTTCTTTGCTCAGCATGAGCAATACAAGAGCTGTACGTTTGCTACGTACATGATGGGTATCACATACACAGCCGAGCAACCTGAGTCCAAAGGCAAGCCTATGGACCAGGCCTTGTACTCACTGAGTACTCTCGCGACGCTTCTGGGCGCAACATGGCCAGAGTTTCTTCCGGATATTGTGGTGACCAAGTTTACTTGCAATACCAATAATGATATCCTCGCTCTTCAAGCCGGGATAGACCTGAAGAAGCTGCCTGCTCAGTCAGATGAGGCACTGCAGTTCTTTGGGTCACTGTTCAACGTCCAGCATCTCCAGGTCTCAGTCATGTTTAATTACGCTGTGGGCTTGAATATATTCGGCACTCGTCTGTCTATCAGCCTTGATGCTATGCATGTACCCTTTGGAGACGCGGGAACCTTGAACATCAATAAGCCCACTGCCACCATTGACATCAACCCACTGTTCAAGTTTGTTGTCTTCACCGTTACTGGCGAAATGCCGTTTGATATATTCGACAACAAGTTTGAGGCAGATTTGTCTATGACCATCGACAACATTGAGGCCGCCTTTGGTGTAGTCATCAAAGGAGACAAGAGTCCATTTCCGGCACCACCAGTCATGAAGGGCGTGCACTTTGACTCCTTTGGCGTTGGCATCGGAATCATCTTCGAGCCTCCAAGTGCTGCTATTGGCTTATCAGGTCAACTGCACATCGGTGACGCTGGTAACAACACCATCGTGCCACTTGACGATGACTCGTTCGTGGTTGTCTGCCAGTTGATAGAGGAGGTGCCGAACCCGCTATACATCTCCTTCTACGTGCCCAAGATGCACCTCACGGATGTGTATACAGTCTTCACAAACGCTCAGTGCCCTGTGGACGTACCGGTGTTATTCTCCGACCTTTCCTTCCAGTGGTCTGAGAACCCCATGGAACCTGTCGTGTTGCCCGACGGATCCCTTTCCAACATGGGCTACGGCTTCAGCGCAGCAGCCGACATCTTTGGCTTTGACTTCTACGGCGACGTGgaacttgatcttgccaacGGCGTGAAAGCTGACATTGAGATGTCACCCTTGTCGCTTGGTAATATATTCTCGATTAAGGGAGATGGCACCGGCGTCAGCTTGAAGGTGGATGCTAATGGCAACCCCATTAAGAACAACCAGATAATCACCAAGGCGGCTCAGAAACAGGCTCTCCAAAATGCTACGATGAAGCAGATGGTGCCTCCGGGTGGCGCAGTCCTGAAGATTCAGACGCTCGCCTCACCCTTTCTGCACCTGAACGGTGCTATCAATTTATTCGAGGTCGAGAATTGGCATCTGGATGCTGATATCACCTCGGACGGCATCAAGTTCGACGTGGGCTTTGGAGGCATCTTGACTTCCAACATGAGCTGCACACTGTCCGATTTCCACAACCTAGCAGCCTCATTCCAATACGGCCTCAACGACACTATTTCACTACCCTCAATCGGCGGAATAAGTCTCGgatctttgcctttgcaaGCGCTGGTCGGTGCGCACTTTGCACTAAACACAAGCTCGTCAGATATCGCTCTGTCGGTTGGGGGTAGCTTCGATTTCGAAGGCCTGACGCGCAATTTTGGCGACTTCACAGCTGACGTCAACATCTCAAGCGTAAGCGATCTACTCAACGCCATTCTTAACAACATCGAGAGCAACGCCAGCCAGATATTCGGTGACCTGTTAAACCAAGCTGGCGCTTGGGCCAACAGGGTCCAACAGACTGTCATCACAGGTGTTGAGAACGTCGCAAGCGTCTTGCAAACTGCCTTCAACCAAGACGCCAACGAAGCAGCCACTACTATGAAACAAGCAGGTTTCGCCGCCAACACTATAGCAGATGGTCTGAAAACTGCCTATGGCTTGTCTGCCACCGCTGTTGCGCAAACCCTGCAGCAGGCAGGATTCGCTGCTCAAGAAGTAGCGTCGGCTTTGCAGAGTACGTTTGGCAATGATGCTAAGATGATAGCATCGGCTATTCAGACGGCGTACGGTTGGAGTGCTGACCAGATTAACGGCTTGTTGGGTGATATTGGTTTCAGCGCTGATCAGATCGGCCAGGCGTTCCAACAGCTCGGGGGAGAATTTGAAGATATTGGAAATAAGATTCTGCATGGCCTTGATCCTTCGAACTGGCCGAACCCATTTGGTGGCGGTGGTATTTTTGGTGGGGGTGGCATCTTTGGTGGCGGGTTTCCCTAG
- a CDS encoding hypothetical protein (EggNog:ENOG41~CAZy:GH5), translating into MKSFSLFALGQALLAAATPHGSELPVRQNGNSFAGVNSFFLHAFKQQDRLEVLDAIKNANLKVLRIFISATGQNAKNTGSIAMPDIEPQTVGVWDDTQLKAIDQLMVEAQARGIKLTIAIHDRYQLGCWGSDAYVYKYKLPAVDCNTQPASANNVEFWYSDKNCISDFQNRIRHVLEHKNTLISGSPAWKDLNSHIFAFNIQNEGQGHLNNNVPPHPSWWCDRAGFMRGIMGSSKVLISTGGGNEFPNSDVAENWACKALDLVTIHSYSGVNEFKNKGPVALQHAKSANKLMLFEEFGATGSSKSTTVGQHIDVFNGLGVPWMPWQISKPGNKANDYEFWTDEATYGVVKDGSNGALAKAAAQTWSI; encoded by the exons ATGAAGAGCTTCAGCCTTTTCGCATTGGGTCAAGCTCTGCTCGCAGCAGCCACTCCTCATGGCTCCGAGCTCCCCGTTCGCCAAAATGGCAATAGCTTCGCAGGCGTaaactctttcttcctccatGCTTTCAAGCA GCAGGATCGATTGGAAGTCCTGGACGCCATCAAGAATGCAAATCTGAAGGTCCTACGAATCTTCATTTCGGCAACTGGCCAGAACGCCAAGAACACTGGCTCAATCGCAATGCCTGACATCGAGCCCCAGACCGTAGGTGTTTGGGACGACACCCAGCTCAAAGCCATAGATCAACTCATGGTAGAAGCACAAGCCAGAGgcatcaagctcaccatCGCGATCCATGATCGCTACCAGCTCGGTTGCTGGGGAAGCGATGCCTATGTGTACAAGTACAAGCTGCCTGCAGTAGACTGCAACACTCAGCCCGCTAGTGCCAATAACGTCGAGTTCTGGTACTCGGACAAGAACTGTATTTCCGATTTCCAGAATCGTATCCGTCATGTTCTTGAACATAAGAATACACTTATCAGTGGAAGTCCCGCCTGGAAAGATCTAAACAGCCATATCTTTGCGTTCAATATCCAGAACGAAGGGCAGGGCCATTTGAACAACAATGTTCCGCCTCATCCGTCGTGGTGGTGCGATCGAGCTGGCTTCATGCGGGGCATTATGGGTAGTAGCAAGGTTCTAATCTCTACCG GTGGCGGTAATGAGTTCCCCAACTCAGATGTTGCAGAGAACTGGGCTTGCAAGGCCTTGGACCTCGTCACAATCCACTCGTATTCGGGCGTCAACGAattcaagaacaagggtccAGTTGCGCTGCAGCACGCAAAGAGCGCCAACAAGCTCATGCTCTTTGAGGAGTTCGGTGCTACTGGGAGCAGTAAGTCTACCACTGTCGGTCAGCATATCGACGTGTtcaatggtcttggtgtGCCGTGGATGCCCTGGCAGATCAGCAAGCCTGGTAACAAGGCAAATGACTATGAGTTTTGGACGGATGAGGCTACTTATGGTGTTGTTAAGGATGGCTCGAATGGTGCTTTGGCAAAGGCCGCTGCACAGACGTGGTCTATCTAG
- a CDS encoding hypothetical protein (EggNog:ENOG41) — protein MSKELDQSHTEHVHDASNEKKEVVQTPDAIATALNNVGAPSPWGKGHLKLYMACALIYLCSTMNGYDGSLMGSINVLSEYQEYYGLGDTGSTSTGLVFSIFQIGQMSGALFTWICDWKGRRLTLAISSFLICVSAIFTAVAPTLSSFIAARFLLSFFSTINTVAAPMLLVEIAPPLQRATVAGTYNTLYYMGSIIATFTMYGANLHLSGNIKWRLPLWLQMLCPGLVVLGSWMLPESPRWQVAQGRNEAARKFIIEHHANGDAEHPIVAIEMQEIHDSLVEVQGRSRWACFDLRSLYKTRARRYRLMLVIAMSWFGQFSGNNVSSYYLPLMVENVGITSTNMVLLLNAFYALSGWVAATIGARLHDIVGRRKMLMSSCLGMSIALAIVAATAAEYERSGSTPSSSASIAFIFIFGVVFAVGFTPMQPIYPAEVLASKFLLAWHDRSLTQTDDQRANGMMVFMITSGCAGFVNTFAAPVAMKNIRYWFYVFFVFWDLFEFTIIYFFFVETKGRTLEELTAVFAAKNPRKASTKRVSEPEC, from the exons ATGTCTAAAGAGCTTGACCAGTCGCATACTGAGCACGTTCATGATGCCAGTaacgaaaagaaagaagttgTGCAGACCCCAGATGCCATCGCGACAGCGCTTAACAATGTTGGAGCTCCATCGCCATGGGGAAAAGGCCATCTTAAGCTGTACATGGCTTGTGCGCTCATCTACCTTTGTTCAACCATGAATGGTTACGACGGTTCGCTCATGGGTTCAATTAACGTTCTCTCAGAGTATCAGGAATACTACGGACTGGGTGATACTGGGTCGACTTCAACTGGCTTGGTGTTCTCCATTTTCCAGATCGGACAGATGTCGGGTGCTTTGTTCACCTGGATATGCGACTGGAAGGGCCGCAGGTTGACCCTCGCTATCAGCTCGTTCCTCATCTGTGTATCTGCGATCTTTACTGCCGTAGCCCCGACTTTGTCGTCTTTTATCGCCGCCAGATTTCTCCTCAGCTTCTTTTCGACTATCAACACCGTCGCTGCGCCGATGCTTCTCGTCGAGATTGCTCCTCCTCTACAGCGAGCTACTGTGGCGGGAACATATAACACTTTGTACTATATGGGGAGCATCATTGCAACATTCA CAATGTACGGTGCGAACCTTCATTTGAGCGGCAACATCAAGTGGCGTCTCCCCCTCTGGCTGCAGATGCTCTGTCCCGGGCTCGTTGTCCTCGGTAGCTGGATGTTGCCCGAGAGTCCGAGATGGCAGGTGGCTCAAGGAAGAAACGAAGCAGCTCGCAAGTTTATCATCGAGCATCACGCAAACGGCGACGCCGAGCACCCAATCGTCGCTATCGAAATGCAAGAGATCCACGATTCGCTCGTTGAAGTTCAAGGCCGTTCCCGGTGGGCTTGTTTCGACTTGCGAAGCCTTTACAAGACTCGCGCTCGCCGATATCGACTTATGCTTGTCATCGCCATGTCTTGGTTCGGTCAGTTCTCAGGCAACAACGTTTCGAGTTATTATCTGCCGTTGATGGTGGAGAACGTCGGGATTACTTCTACGAACATGGTTCTTTTGCTGAATGCGTTCTACGCACTCTCCGGATGGGTCGCTGCTACAATTGGAG CTCGTCTCCACGATATTGTTGGAAGACGCAAGATGCTGATGAGCTCGTGTCTGGGCATGTCCATCGCGCTCGCTATCGTTGCCGCTACGGCAGCTGAGTATGAGCGATCTGGCAGCACaccctcaagctcagcaagcATTGCGTTCATCTTTATTTTCGGCGTTGTCTTTGCTGTTGGATTCACTCCAATGCAGCCCATTTATCCAGCAGAGGTTTTAGCTAGTAAGTTCCTCCTGGCCTGGCATGATCGATCACTGACACAGACAGATGATCAGCGAGCAAACGGCATGATGGTGTTTATGATAACCTCCGGCTGCGCAGGGTTCGTCAACACTTTCGCGGCTCCTGTTGCTATGAAGAATATTCGGTACTGGTT CTACGTGTTCTTTGTGTTCTGGGATCTCTTTGAGTTTACCATtatctattttttctttGTCGAGACCAAAGGCCGGACCTTGGAGGAACTGACAGCTGTATTTGCAGCCAAGAATCCACGTAAAGCGAGTACCAAGCGGGTCTCAGAGCCTGAGTGTTAA
- a CDS encoding hypothetical protein (EggNog:ENOG41), with product MTRQQLLIRLQASKVPPSVTETEPQDHLQVLEPSVEQNFTWDEVSETESETSRVADDVNGLAFSRQSLNASYLGISSVPTILKVIAHLSPHVQQRVPKGSEAWRSPSSLAGSPGDMTCLQVDEIPLINAYFSHVHPVIPMVDEADFRQRYLQSSTEEDEAGPWLALMNMVLAMGSMASDSIQFSAHNPFYKRALPHLNINSFGSGHLYMVQALALYSGMVLHFLNKPNMAVAVMGATLQMAVAMGLHRVQASQAPTNTAFHPANGSTATRIRTWWSILCLDTWASSTLGRPSHGYWDPAITLTSPMSALQDLDYGTISLAASERFCRIATRVQQRLARLPLISPDEVEEFDRELMAWKYSLHMFLAHREQCPPSINTARAILWWRWITTRLTLYRPGLLITALRQKPWGQENTREANHARKCIQIAKEGVDLMALGWVSNQFVCWNSAWNLFQVSLVLVLGLMTDKQEAGNLKCYESVCQAIELFALMEPLDAGCTRSRKLLQGLLDNTKGAEENTAFPTPEGLDNFILDYVGTDLVWEDVDWLGYL from the exons ATGACCCGTCAGCAGTTGCTGATACGACTGCAAGCTTCCAAAGTACCTCCGTCTGTTACTGAGACTGAACCGCAGGATCATCTGCAGGTTTTGGAACCGTCGGTGGAACAGAACTTTACTTGGGATGAAGTATCTGAGACCGAAAGCGAAACGTCGCGTGTGGCAGACGACGTCAACGGACTAGCCTTCTCACGACAATCGCTCAACGCCTCATACTTGGGTATATCATCGGTTCCTACGATTCTAAAAGTCATCGCCCATCTCTCCCCTCATGTCCAGCAACGCGTTCCCAAAGGCTCTGAAGCTTGGCGGAGTCCATCAAGCCTCGCTGGTAGCCCAGGTGACATGACCTGTCTGCAAGTAGATGAGATACCGCTTATAAACGCCTACTTCAGCCATGTACACCCTGTCATTCCAATGGTGGATGAAGCCGACTTTCGTCAGCGATATCTTCAATCCAGTacagaagaggacgaagctGGACCGTGGCTCGCTCTGATGAACATGGTGCTCGCTATGGGCTCAATGGCATCAGACTCAATCCAATTCAGCGCGCACAACCCTTTTTACAAGCGAGCTCTacctcatctcaacatcaactctTTTGGTTCCGGGCATCTCTACATGGTGCAAGCATTGGCTCTGTATAGTGGTATGGTTCTTCACTTTCTCAACAAGCCGAATATGGCAGTTGCTGTCATGGGAGCAACACTACAGATGGCCGTCGCCATGGGCTTGCATAGAGTACAGGCTTCGCAAGCGCCTACGAACACAGCTTTCCATCCCGCTAATGGTTCGACTGCCACACGGATACGTACTTGGTGGTCTATTCTGTGTCTAGATACGTGGGCTTCGTCTACTTTGGGCCGTCCAAGTCACGGATATTGGGACCCAGCTATAACGTTGACTTCACCTATGTCAGCCCTCCAAGATCTG GATTACGGAACGATATCCCTCGCCGCTAGTGAAAGGTTCTGTAGGATCGCCACACGTGTGCAACAGCGACTCGCCCGTTTACCTTTAATAAGCCCCGAcgaagttgaagaattcGATCGCGAACTTATGGCCTGGAAATACTCGTTACATATGTTCCTAGCTCACCGTGAGCAGTGTCCGCCAAGCATCAATACTGCACGAGCGATTCTTTGGTGGCGATGGATCACGACTCGACTGACGCTCTACCGTCCCGGGTTACTAATCACAGCACTGCGTCAGAAGCCATGGGGACAAGAGAATACCCGTGAAGCGAACCATGCCCGAAAATGTATACAGATCGCCAAAGAAGGAGTTGATCTAATGGCGCTGGGTTGGGTTTCGAACCAGTTCGTTTGCTGGAATAGTGCTTGGAACCTCTTTCAGGTGTCCTTAGTCCTCGTTCTGGGTCTGATGACGGATAAACAAGAAGCAGGTAACTTAAAGTGCTATGAATCAGTCTGCCAGGCAATTGAGCTATTTGCCCTGATGGAGCCGCTTGACGCTGGTTGCACTCGCAGTCGAAAGCTTCTTCAAGGACTGTTGGATAACACGAAGGGCGCGGAGGAAAACACTGCTTTCCCGACACCTGAAGGGCTAGATAATTTTATACTTGACTATGTCGGTACAGATCTAGTCTGGGAAGATGTGGATTGGTTAGGGTACCTTTAG
- a CDS encoding hypothetical protein (EggNog:ENOG41), with translation MGLFKSVTITLLAAGAHALPQAVTQTADAPATAETYIANPNVGPGGSNFKDSAHFRIYNGSADATAQSIEMLEAAFECFVGTLKWRSPGLSFNDETDSGPKYKTNVYTVGDLGGAAGVMHSDQATGMAYVEVVNQYLAVPGVTVHEYGHAMHYHQKAWVNQSRTGAWWETLANWVADTYKTSDICAPARKNHNQETSPTDIELKKVLGDSHQVIVDGSVDTGNYYQAWPFLAYLTYNPDDFAGLGQDTIRQLQLQYKKDSNETPLHTLARVSQNATVGDIVGRYWARMAYVDIGHPTAQQVFFQQRADIPFASMEAAGTGSYKPKADRQPRYMGANIIPLDVTGTSLEVKVSADAEFVATVAIYREGGESSYVTLTDGAGTVPVQAGDDVSVVVANAPAKPILYDGFDLSAEVSKGLDYTISITGATVKGLSS, from the coding sequence ATGGGTCTCTTCAAGTCTGTGACTATAACCCTCCTCGCCGCTGGTGCTCACGCGCTCCCCCAGGCCGTGACCCAAACAGCTGATGCTCCGGCGACAGCAGAGACATACATCGCGAATCCCAACGTCGGCCCCGGCGGCTCCAACTTCAAAGACTCAGCACACTTCCGCATCTACAATGGTTCCGCCGATGCAACCGCCCAATCGATCGAGATGCTCGAAGCAGCATTCGAATGCTTCGTCGGAACGCTAAAGTGGCGATCGCCTGGTCTTTCGTTCAACGACGAGACTGATAGTGGACCGAAGTACAAGACTAATGTCTACACTGTCGGTGACTTGGGCGGTGCGGCGGGTGTGATGCATAGTGATCAGGCAACGGGCATGGCGTACGTTGAGGTCGTGAATCAGTACCTCGCTGTACCGGGTGTTACTGTTCATGAGTATGGTCATGCAATGCATTATCATCAGAAAGCTTGGGTGAATCAGAGCCGAACTGGTGCTTGGTGGGAGACTCTGGCGAACTGGGTCGCCGATACATACAAGACCTCTGATATTTGTGCACCCGCGCGAAAGAACCATAATCAGGAGACTTCTCCCACTGATATCGAGCTTAAGAAGGTTCTTGGCGATTCTCACCAGGTCATTGTCGATGGATCAGTCGATACTGGCAATTACTACCAAGCTTGGCCTTTTCTGGCTTACTTGACCTATAACCCTGATGACTTTGCTGGTCTGGGACAAGATACCATTCGACAGCTACAATTGCAGTATAAGAAGGATAGTAACGAGACTCCTCTTCACACTCTTGCTCGCGTTTCGCAGAACGCTACCGTTGGTGATATCGTCGGTCGCTACTGGGCTCGTATGGCCTACGTTGATATCGGACATCCAACCGCCCAACAAGTTTTCTTCCAGCAACGCGCTGATATCCCCTTCGCAAGCATGGAAGCTGCGGGTACTGGATCTTATAAACCCAAGGCTGATCGTCAACCTCGCTACATGGGCGCCAACATCATTCCTCTCGACGTCACTGGTACTTCTCTCGAGGTCAAGGTTTCTGCTGACGCCGAGTTTGTCGCGACTGTTGCTATCTACCGGGAGGGAGGCGAGTCTTCTTATGTAACACTTACGGATGGTGCTGGTACTGTTCCTGTTCAGGCTGGCGACGATGTcagtgttgttgttgctaaCGCTCCTGCTAAGCCTATCCTGTACGATGGCTTTGATCTGAGTGCTGAGGTTTCAAAGGGTCTTGATTATACTATTAGCATTACTGGTGCTACTGTCAAGGGCCTAAGCTCTTGA